The following coding sequences lie in one Arabidopsis thaliana chromosome 3, partial sequence genomic window:
- a CDS encoding RNA-binding KH domain-containing protein (RNA-binding KH domain-containing protein; FUNCTIONS IN: RNA binding; EXPRESSED IN: 22 plant structures; EXPRESSED DURING: 13 growth stages; CONTAINS InterPro DOMAIN/s: K Homology (InterPro:IPR004087); BEST Arabidopsis thaliana protein match is: splicing factor-related (TAIR:AT5G51300.3); Has 1765 Blast hits to 1598 proteins in 251 species: Archae - 0; Bacteria - 25; Metazoa - 867; Fungi - 350; Plants - 198; Viruses - 11; Other Eukaryotes - 314 (source: NCBI BLink).), with amino-acid sequence MTSTSAAKISMFGAKSGFVIPKNKLSGSLIPIFQRGNKTLGSADSDTGPPSKLGKKRKTKWAPDLSQDIAVKKCRFLAYQKRVDQITQRLESGTLEVETNRTDLEFEKREAIGEILELNPRYKAPPDYKPLLKEARLPIDVKEHSDFSFLSLIFGSQGDTQKRLEKETGAKVQIFGTKTGGEKVELSPSDENEIQKSWQELYFQISSDTYEKVDAAIAVVELLMSSVSGNTGAGAAPPSSISEIISTIPGNSIATATAPTSERTTDHSQVLQHGSSFHLSSNQAPLHPPLEHFVSGLGYNIQEQELPKNSMNLNPLFAQQLLPVPHDTSLPPGSHVPRPPDSFPFSLSNTPRTYSVTLPPYSGSQIQPIGPRSTVRPSTLFTFHPVHRPTLLPDIDQSVRPLAPNFSPHPVAHQPGTEIPSIPFPSASSLIAEYGSGSSLRPMSVSPHIASRPAGLVPAYPPTNTASRPFHGDFGYIPQQSNIITTPHISPRPNSQSAHLPHLPFQASQHFGQNFTRSQHFDRQMDQPLSHPSAPFHGNARSNVGPPLSQMMPRNFPGAQFPQHSAHFPPRPVFHHDNLIPRGQPQIRQRFNSGVHQVYDPFSPSDG; translated from the exons ATGACTTCTACTTCCGCTGCGAAGATCTCAATGTTTGGTGCCAAATCTGGATTCGTTATCCCTAAAAACAAACTATCTGGATCATTGATCCCAATTTTTCAACGTGGAAACAAAACCCTAGGAAGTGCCGATTCAGACACTGGACCTCCGTCGAAGCTggggaagaaaagaaagactAAATGGGCTCCTGATTTGTCACAAGATATTGCAGTCAAGAAATGTCGATTTTTAGCTTACCAG AAACGCGTGGATCAAATTACACAGCGATTGGAATCTGGAACTCTTGAAGTGGAGACTAATAGAACTGac CTGGAGTTTGAAAAACGCGAAGCAATTG GGGAGATACTCGAGTTGAATCCGAGGTACAAGGCTCCACCTGATTATAAGCCATTGCTGAAAGAAGCTAGATTGCCGATCGAT GTTAAAGAACATTCTGATTTCAGCTTTCTAAGTCTCATATTTGGTTCCCAAGGTGATACTCAAAAGCGGCTCGAAAAA GAGACTGGAGCTAAAGTACAAATTTTCGGTACTAAAACAGGAGGAGAGAAG GTTGAACTCTCTCCTTCGGATGAAAATGAGATCCAGAAGTCATGGCAAGAGTTATATTTTCAGATATCATCTGACACTTACGAAAAAGTGGATGCAGCTATTGCTGTAGTTGAGCTACTTATGTCTTCAGTGTCT GGAAATACAGGAGCTGGTGCTGCTCCTCCATCTTCCATATCTGAAATTATTTCAACTATTCCAGGCAACAGCATCGCAACTGCTACAGCCCCGACCTCTGAACGGACAACTGACCATAGCCAAGTCCTACAGCATGGTTCCTCATTTCATTTGTCTTCAAATCAAGCTCCACTTCATCCACCTCTTGAACACTTTGTTTCAGGTCTTGGTTATAATATCCAGGAGCAAGAACTGCCTAAAAATTCTATGAATCTCAATCCTCTTTTTGCTCAGCAACTACTTCCAGTTCCTCATGACACATCATTACCTCCTGGTTCTCACGTCCCTCGACCACCGGATTCGTTCCCTTTTAGCCTTTCCAACACACCAAGGACCTATTCTGTGACTTTGCCTCCATATTCTGGCAGTCAGATACAACCAATAGGACCACGTTCTACTGTGAGGCCGTCGACCCTATTTACTTTCCATCCTGTACATAGACCAACACTGTTACCAGACATAGACCAATCAGTACGGCCTTTGGCTCCTAACTTCAGTCCACATCCTGTAGCTCATCAGCCAGGTACTGAAATACCATCAATTCCTTTTCCCTCGGCTAGCAGTCTAATAGCAGAATATGGTTCTGGTAGTTCTCTGCGTCCCATGTCAGTGTCACCACATATTGCTAGTAGGCCTGCTGGTCTTGTTCCGGCTTATCCTCCCACAAATACTGCTTCTAGGCCGTTTCACGGGGATTTCGGTTACATACCACAACAATCAAACATTATTACCACACCACATATATCCCCTAGACCCAACTCACAATCAGCTCATCTCCCTCATCTGCCATTTCAAGCCTCTCAACATTTTGGGCAAAATTTCACAAGATCGCAGCACTTCGACAGGCAGATGGATCAACCCTTGAGCCACCCATCTGCACCATTTCATGGTAACGCGAGATCAAACGTCGGACCTCCATTGTCTCAGATGATGCCTAGAAACTTCCCTGGAGCTCAATTCCCGCAGCATTCTGCTCATTTCCCTCCAAGACCAGTGTTTCATCATGATAACCTGATACCGCGTGGCCAGCCACAGATTCGCCAACGGTTCAACTCTGGTGTCCATCAAGTATATGACCCTTTTTCACCTAGTGATGGTTAA
- a CDS encoding P-loop containing nucleoside triphosphate hydrolases superfamily protein (P-loop containing nucleoside triphosphate hydrolases superfamily protein; FUNCTIONS IN: single-stranded DNA binding, DNA-dependent ATPase activity, DNA binding, ATP binding; INVOLVED IN: DNA repair, SOS response, DNA recombination, DNA metabolic process; LOCATED IN: cellular_component unknown; EXPRESSED IN: male gametophyte, pollen tube; EXPRESSED DURING: L mature pollen stage, M germinated pollen stage; CONTAINS InterPro DOMAIN/s: DNA recombination/repair protein RecA/RadB, ATP-binding domain (InterPro:IPR020588), DNA recombination and repair protein RecA (InterPro:IPR013765); BEST Arabidopsis thaliana protein match is: recA DNA recombination family protein (TAIR:AT2G19490.1).), which yields MYLSRAVSPRNVPVFSTGSFALDVALGVGGLPKGRLVEIYGPEASGKTALALHMLSMLLIRSLAKAIGVNTENLLLSQPDCGKQALSLVDTLIQSGSVDVIVVDSVAALVPKGELDGEMGDAHMAIQARLMSQALLSYENVSLLPHVSYSGEIKTIYLEDLEFFRMTKCLCLNACAHNGKSSLREDSEEQARSAI from the exons ATGTATCTCAGTCGTGCTGTTTCTCCTCGAAATGTCCCGGTTTTCTCTACCGGATCTTTTGCCCTTGATGTAGCTTTGGGAGTTGGTGGCCTTCCTAAG GGGCGTCTTGTGGAGATATATGGTCCTGAAGCATCGGGAAAGACAGCACTTGCTCTTCAT ATGCTGAGCATGCTCTTGATTCGATCACTTGCTAAGGCAATCGGTGTAAATACAGAAAATCTGCTTCTATCACAGCCTGATTGTGGCAAACAGGCCCTTAGTCTTGTGGATACTTTGATCCAAAGTGGTTCAGTTGATGTTATTGTAGTTGATAGT GTGGCTGCTCTTGTACCTAAAGGAGAACTCGATGGAGAGATGGGTGATGCCCATATGGCTATTCAAGCCAGATTGATGAGTCAAGCTTTGC TCTCTTATGAGAATGTATCTTTACTTCCCCATGTTTCATATTCAGGTGAGATCAAAACTATCTATTTGGAGGATTTGGAG TTCTTCAGAATGACTAAATGCTTGTGTTTGAATGCTTGTGCACACAACGGGAAGTCAAGTCTCCGTGAAGATAGTGAAGAACAAGCTCGCTCCGCCATTTAA
- a CDS encoding P-loop containing nucleoside triphosphate hydrolases superfamily protein: MYLSRAVSPRNVPVFSTGSFALDVALGVGGLPKGRLVEIYGPEASGKTALALHMLSMLLIRSLAKAIGVNTENLLLSQPDCGKQALSLVDTLIQSGSVDVIVVDSVAALVPKGELDGEMGDAHMAIQARLMSQALRKFSHSLLLSQTLLIFINQVRSKLSIWRIWRSNRSY, from the exons ATGTATCTCAGTCGTGCTGTTTCTCCTCGAAATGTCCCGGTTTTCTCTACCGGATCTTTTGCCCTTGATGTAGCTTTGGGAGTTGGTGGCCTTCCTAAG GGGCGTCTTGTGGAGATATATGGTCCTGAAGCATCGGGAAAGACAGCACTTGCTCTTCAT ATGCTGAGCATGCTCTTGATTCGATCACTTGCTAAGGCAATCGGTGTAAATACAGAAAATCTGCTTCTATCACAGCCTGATTGTGGCAAACAGGCCCTTAGTCTTGTGGATACTTTGATCCAAAGTGGTTCAGTTGATGTTATTGTAGTTGATAGT GTGGCTGCTCTTGTACCTAAAGGAGAACTCGATGGAGAGATGGGTGATGCCCATATGGCTATTCAAGCCAGATTGATGAGTCAAGCTTTGCGTAAATTTAGCCATTCTTTATTGTTATCGCAAACACTTCTGATCTTTATAAATCAG GTGAGATCAAAACTATCTATTTGGAGGATTTGGAGGTCCAACAGAAGTTACTAG
- a CDS encoding P-loop containing nucleoside triphosphate hydrolases superfamily protein yields the protein MLSMLLIRSLAKAIGVNTENLLLSQPDCGKQALSLVDTLIQSGSVDVIVVDSVAALVPKGELDGEMGDAHMAIQARLMSQALLSYENVSLLPHVSYSGEIKTIYLEDLEFFRMTKCLCLNACAHNGKSSLREDSEEQARSAI from the exons ATGCTGAGCATGCTCTTGATTCGATCACTTGCTAAGGCAATCGGTGTAAATACAGAAAATCTGCTTCTATCACAGCCTGATTGTGGCAAACAGGCCCTTAGTCTTGTGGATACTTTGATCCAAAGTGGTTCAGTTGATGTTATTGTAGTTGATAGT GTGGCTGCTCTTGTACCTAAAGGAGAACTCGATGGAGAGATGGGTGATGCCCATATGGCTATTCAAGCCAGATTGATGAGTCAAGCTTTGC TCTCTTATGAGAATGTATCTTTACTTCCCCATGTTTCATATTCAGGTGAGATCAAAACTATCTATTTGGAGGATTTGGAG TTCTTCAGAATGACTAAATGCTTGTGTTTGAATGCTTGTGCACACAACGGGAAGTCAAGTCTCCGTGAAGATAGTGAAGAACAAGCTCGCTCCGCCATTTAA
- a CDS encoding 6,7-dimethyl-8-ribityllumazine synthase: MQLSLVQVSSVSNFRSQSTIPTLSNSNPSCLLLQKSIFPGSKLTLHRIFRYPKKISNGSTRASLLETPILWAGRICVFYALVKAGFAGSKSNPIVSGLDTGGVDVEYDDGADLGFSKWLQNIKGNKPDKDAADKRKLVSKWHPTTKGTLRRNYRIPSKAEGNRLLKAIASLLSDDDHFRDATSHKGCQIRRESAHGQSVCCNNVRALFDELPTPHLVVEITPFPAGPLTENDYLKAEKLERILRSGANI, from the exons atgcaACTCTCACTGGTTCAAGTCTCTTCAGTGTCCAACTTCAGATCCCAATCAACGATTCCTACTCTCTCCAACTCAAACCCATCTTGTTTACTTCTTCAAAAGTCCATCTTTCCTGGGTCCAAGTTAACCCTCCATCGAATTTTTCGTTATCCGAAGAAAATCTCAAATGGCTCTACTCGTGCTTCACTGCTTGAGACCCCTATCTTATGGGCTGGTCGGATTTGTGTCTTCTACGCTCTCGTGAAAGCTGGCTTTGCTGGATCCAAGTCTAACCCTATCGTTTCTG GTTTGGATACTGGTGGTGTTGATGTTGAATATGATGATGGTGCTGATCTTGGTTTCTCAAAGTGGCTTCAGAACATTAAGGGCAACAAACcag ATAAGGATGCAGCTGATAAGAGGAAGCTAGTGAGCAAATGGCACCCAACGACAAAGGGAACACTTAGAAGGAACTACAGGATACCTTCGAAAGCCGAAGGAAACCGTTTGCTTAAAGCCATTGCGTCTCTTCTCTCAGATGATGATCATTTTAGAGATGCAACATCTCACAAG GGTTGTCAAATACGGAGGGAGAGTGCGCACGGTCAAAGCGTATGTTGCAACAATGTGAGAGCTCTGTTTGATGAGTTACCGACGCCACATTTGGTGGTGGAGATCACACCTTTTCCAGCCGGACCGCTCACAGAGAATGATTACCTTAAGGCTGAGAAGCTGGAGAGGATTCTTAGGTCTGGCGCCAACATTTGA
- a CDS encoding P-loop containing nucleoside triphosphate hydrolases superfamily protein (P-loop containing nucleoside triphosphate hydrolases superfamily protein; FUNCTIONS IN: in 6 functions; INVOLVED IN: DNA repair, SOS response, DNA recombination, DNA metabolic process; LOCATED IN: cellular_component unknown; EXPRESSED IN: male gametophyte, pollen tube; EXPRESSED DURING: L mature pollen stage, M germinated pollen stage; CONTAINS InterPro DOMAIN/s: DNA recombination/repair protein RecA/RadB, ATP-binding domain (InterPro:IPR020588), ATPase, AAA+ type, core (InterPro:IPR003593), DNA recombination and repair protein RecA (InterPro:IPR013765), DNA recombination/repair protein RecA, monomer-monomer interface (InterPro:IPR020587); BEST Arabidopsis thaliana protein match is: recA DNA recombination family protein (TAIR:AT2G19490.1); Has 17255 Blast hits to 17200 proteins in 5414 species: Archae - 42; Bacteria - 14123; Metazoa - 1; Fungi - 5; Plants - 108; Viruses - 52; Other Eukaryotes - 2924 (source: NCBI BLink).): MYLSRAVSPRNVPVFSTGSFALDVALGVGGLPKGRLVEIYGPEASGKTALALHMLSMLLIRSLAKAIGVNTENLLLSQPDCGKQALSLVDTLIQSGSVDVIVVDSVAALVPKGELDGEMGDAHMAIQARLMSQALRKFSHSLLLSQTLLIFINQVRERFGGPTEVTSGGNALKFYAPMRLDIKRIGLIKKGEEFFRMTKCLCLNACAHNGKSSLREDSEEQARSAI; the protein is encoded by the exons ATGTATCTCAGTCGTGCTGTTTCTCCTCGAAATGTCCCGGTTTTCTCTACCGGATCTTTTGCCCTTGATGTAGCTTTGGGAGTTGGTGGCCTTCCTAAG GGGCGTCTTGTGGAGATATATGGTCCTGAAGCATCGGGAAAGACAGCACTTGCTCTTCAT ATGCTGAGCATGCTCTTGATTCGATCACTTGCTAAGGCAATCGGTGTAAATACAGAAAATCTGCTTCTATCACAGCCTGATTGTGGCAAACAGGCCCTTAGTCTTGTGGATACTTTGATCCAAAGTGGTTCAGTTGATGTTATTGTAGTTGATAGT GTGGCTGCTCTTGTACCTAAAGGAGAACTCGATGGAGAGATGGGTGATGCCCATATGGCTATTCAAGCCAGATTGATGAGTCAAGCTTTGCGTAAATTTAGCCATTCTTTATTGTTATCGCAAACACTTCTGATCTTTATAAATCAGGTAAGAGAAC GATTTGGAGGTCCAACAGAAGTTACTAGTGGTGGAAATGCTTTGAAGTTTTATGCGCCTATGCGTTTGGATATTAAGCGAATTGGACTTATCAAGAAAGGCGAAGAG TTCTTCAGAATGACTAAATGCTTGTGTTTGAATGCTTGTGCACACAACGGGAAGTCAAGTCTCCGTGAAGATAGTGAAGAACAAGCTCGCTCCGCCATTTAA
- a CDS encoding Myb/SANT-like DNA-binding domain protein (unknown protein; FUNCTIONS IN: molecular_function unknown; INVOLVED IN: N-terminal protein myristoylation; LOCATED IN: cellular_component unknown; BEST Arabidopsis thaliana protein match is: unknown protein (TAIR:AT3G30520.1); Has 249 Blast hits to 117 proteins in 25 species: Archae - 0; Bacteria - 16; Metazoa - 73; Fungi - 5; Plants - 112; Viruses - 0; Other Eukaryotes - 43 (source: NCBI BLink).) gives MGNYRFKDPTILGREFILDKFNKEFNLNINYQFVKEKLDQLKRKYKKYKELMKNSTGISVDTTTSVISTSNSWWQEREPQFSVNQRREQLVNDGLDNDEGHVYFETYDGDMQDSQVLETQENEEIPTSRIQQRGGLRRGSSSQRGAGNFQISTRIGSRGSRRKQSFETTLTDTITGLREFQRQSLQQMRPNCFDKDDYNKFDMAMKLFESMNLPNDTDFYWACIHAFKAEIFWRKYFINRAERTVEDNLKFLQALTRDTRDNEYVGKRQWGHGFQQWGTPPTAPQWNSPSNVPQWTIPPTTPQWGTPSSMPQWSSSPTAPQLSSPPTAPQ, from the exons ATGGGAAATTACCGTTTCAAAGATCCTACAATTCTTGGTAGAGAATTTATCCTTGACAAGTTTAACAAGGAGTTTAATCTTAATATAAATTATCAATTCGTCAAAGAAAAACTTGATCAACTAAAAAGAAAGTACAAGAAGTACAAGGAGCTTATGAAAAACTCCACGGGCATTTCGGTTGATACTACTACATCTGTGATATCAACATCTAACTCATGGTGGCAAGAGCGTGAA CCTCAATTCTCTGTGaaccaaagaagagaacaGTTGGTGAATGATGGTTTGGACAATGATGAAGGTCATGTATACTTTGAAACATATGATGGTGATATGCAAGACAGTCAAGTTCTTGAGACACAAGAAAACGAAGAG ATTCCCACGTCTAGAATTCAACAACGAGGTGGACTAAGGCGTGGAAGTAGTTCGCAAAGAGGTGCAGGAAACTTCCAAATTTCTACCAGGATTGGTTCACGAGGAAGTCGTAGAAAACAATCATTTGAGACAACTCTAACAGATACAATAACTGGCTTAAGAGAGTTTCAGCGCCAAAGTTTACAACAGATGCGCCCGAATTGTTTTGACAAAGATGATTACAACAAATTCGATATGGCTATGAAGTTATTTGAATCAATGAACCTTCCGAATGACACTGATTTTTATTGGGCTTGCATTCATGCATTTAAGGCAGAAATTTTTTGGCGTAAGTACTTCATTAATAGAGCTGAAAGAACCGTCGAAGATAATCTGAAATTTTTACAAGCTCTTACTAGAGATACACGAGATAATGAATATGTGGGAAAACG TCAATGGGGTCATGGTTTTCAACAATGGGGAACACCTCCTACTGCTCCGCAATGGAATTCACCTTCAAATGTTCCACAATGGACAATTCCACCAACTACACCACAATGGGGTACACCTTCTAGTATGCCGCAATGGAGTTCATCTCCAACTGCTCCGCAATTGAGTTCACCTCCAACTGCTCCGCAATAG